One part of the Lotus japonicus ecotype B-129 chromosome 2, LjGifu_v1.2 genome encodes these proteins:
- the LOC130736303 gene encoding uncharacterized protein LOC130736303 has translation MSRPHTRKRAQDSDADAEKKPKKKTKKIKAETQDAKPHLTQSRAPWITRSSTKESSKPQTSAFIVNIDVIPSSSTQTLPPFTVPLIPKYPSLTTLIPSTSAISTSSIALTTTLEQHIPPPPKPDLLDQIRQASSAPTPQIIQLPFPNNPELPQTSSPMNTSSSEREFQKVLKERTSGPPDEILAPIPHTSPLFNPTPLNVVFPPLSSPESSQVSLSRYSPFNSTDFVFPNPEIQPILDQTTSDQVTQVKVDMGLGLSEKKENPSPLVMRGRGLHGM, from the coding sequence ATGTCAAGACCTCACACCAGGAAAAGGGCTCAAGACTCTGACGCTGACGCTGagaagaagccaaagaagaagaccaagaagaTAAAGGCAGAAACGCAGGATGCTAAGCcccatctgactcagagtcggGCTCCTTGGATCACCAGATCCTCCACCAAGGAGTCAAGTAAGCCTCAAACTTCTGCTTTTATTGTTAATATTGATGTCATTCCATCTTCTTCTACTCAAACACTTCCTCCATTCACTGTACCCTTAATCCCTAAATATCCTTCTCTCACAACTCTTATCCCATCTACTTCTGCCATTTCCACATCTTCTATCGCACTCACCACAACATTAGAACAACACATTCCTCCACCTCCTAAACCAGATCTTCTAGATCAAATCCGCCAAGCATCCTCTGCCCCAACTCCTCAAATTATCCAACTTCCCTTCCCAAATAACCCAGAACTACCTCAAACATCTTCTCCCATGAACACCTCCTCCAGTGAAAGAGAATTTCAAAAAGTTCTGAAAGAAAGAACTTCTGGACCCCCAGATGAAATACTCGCTCCAATCCCACACACTTCTCCTCTCTTCAATCCTACACCACTAAATGTTGTATTTCCTCCACTCTCTTCACCTGAATCATCACAAGTCTCTTTATCTAGATACTCTCCATTTAACTCAACAGACTTTGTGTTCCCAAACCCTGAAATCCAACCCATTCTAGATCAGACCACTTCTGATCAGGTAACCCAGGTGAAGGTAGATATGGGTTTGGGCCTAAGTGAAAAGAAGGAAAATCCTAGCCCACTTGTTATGCGTGGCCGCGGGTTGCATGGGATGTAA